In Anas acuta chromosome 21, bAnaAcu1.1, whole genome shotgun sequence, one genomic interval encodes:
- the COL16A1 gene encoding collagen alpha-1(XVI) chain — protein MRGLWALVLGGLISACQGKESPQAEGELCPQLWDEDLVGDKYENVTGFNLIKRFDLLKISSIKKVRGLRGPAVLRLGAVPLVQPTRQVFPHGLPPEFSLVLTLLLKKNSTGEHWYLFQVTDRQGYPQLSLAVHGPEKSLEFQAKAPGTTFVSTVFAGKAVSSLFDGRWHKVVVAVQSRAVSLHLDCGSISSKPLAPRRALAAEGNAFLGLDATRGTPIRFDLQQAHIYCDAELARQEGCCEISASGCQPEAPKTRRQAELMQSSNLIELSPQQPQGRVYTRCFCLEEPLGSEPARASERSSLKGDHGEKGYRGPPGTRSEECPPCSPRTSPANVTLGPPGPKGGKGERGLPGSYGTKGEKGERGADCVRTDPGGPVQCAEGPQGEKGQRGEAGLPGAVGADGEKGQKGEKGDGGLQGKPGRPGRDGRPGEICVVGPKGQKGDPGLVGPEGLAGEPGPPGKPGSPGIGFPGKPGDPGGPPGPKGEKGSSGAPGPGGPPGTPGPPGGLGPKGAKGEPCEPCPTGTLGTVGLPGEPGPRGEPGLPGKDGVSDRPGPAGPKGDRGDPGIHGMKGEKGDSCLSCDARVLAALLREPQKGHEGEPAPLLGATILPGLAGIKGEKGAGGQEGPAGSPGLPGDKGEPGVQGLKGEKGEPCGQCPPAPQALEGAATVLAVPGAPGQRGRDGPPGRAGKPGDAGQKGQKGAAGSPGDPGAPGMDGLPGLAGEPGIRGPAGPKGEKGDSCEPCAVLQGQLSGMGGIPGPPGAKGDPGTPGTGQPGRPGKPGLPGIRGPAGPKGLQGEPGEQGIGQPGPKGEPGSTGPPGTPGPPGAQGPPGMAAEKGAKGSPGAKGAVGPPGPPGPSVTGPPGPEGQRGLPGVPGSSGLPGEKGAQGEKGDPGECSCPPSPRQDPSHAGMPGAPGLWTGMSWQPQPGPQGPPGAPGPPGPPGAPGRQGVPGHNGLPGLPGPAGDLGPLAVMAERNIEVLKNICGDCAQLQAALEAPGGAKGEKGERGMPGAPGSEGCARCFAQFPRAEEARGDNPDPDCAGDPGLPGAPGIPGERGEQGPPGLRGPPGPPGPIGPPGFPGTQGAPGLPGLQGERGPAGLAGAKGEPGPPGQPGYPGATGPPGLPGIKGERGYVGPPGEKGEPGPPGLDGLPGAVGPAGPRGERGLPGSSGEKGDQGFQGQPGFPGPPGPPGFPGKVGPAGPPGPAAEKGSEGMRGPPGMPGPPGPPGPPGIQGPAGLEGLDGKDGKPGLRGDPGPPGPPGMMGPPGFKGKPGHPGLPGPKGDCGKPGPPGSTGRPGAEGDPGPMGPQGRQGPPGLIGPPGSPGQPGPAGLAGVGLKGERGSAGDRGLPGMPGQPGPPGHPGPPGEPGPDGPSGKEGPPGKPGTAGPAGQKGEAGSPGERGYPGEKGRAGAPGGPGKSGSMGPVGLRGPAGERGPPGSPGPAGSPGLPGPPGMMGDVVNYDEIKRFIQQEMSKMFDERMAYYTSRLHFPVEMVAAPGRPGPPGKDGLPGRPGPPGSPGLPGQIGREGRQGVPGMRGEPGAKGEKGEKGVGMLGDSGPPGPPGPQGPPGYGKMGPPGPVGQQGIPGIPGPPGATGPPGKTGHCSPAECMGALPVEQPLFQPKNAKGPFG, from the exons ATGAGGGGGCTCTGGGCCCTTGTGCTTGGGGGGCTCATCAGCGCCTGCCAGGGGAAGGAGTCGCCACAGGCAGAAG GGGAGCTGTGCCCGCAGCTCTGGGACGAGGACCTGGTTGGGGACAAGTATGAGAACGTAACGG GTTTTAACCTGATCAAGCGGTTCGACCTGCTGAAGATCTCCTCCATCAAGAAAGTGCGTGGCCTGCGGGGCCCGGCGGTGCTGCGGCTGGGCGCGGTGCCGCTGGTGCAGCCCACGCG GCAGGTGTTCCCCCATGGGTTGCCCCCCGAATTCAGCCTCGTCCTCACCTTGCTGCTGAAGAAGAACAGCACCGGGGAGCACTGGTACCTCTTCCAGGTCACCGACCGCCAGGGCTACCCCCAG CTCTCCCTGGCCGTGCACGGCCCCGAGAAGAGCCTGGAGTTCCAAGCCAAGGCTCCGGGGACCACGTTTGTCAGCACGGTGTTCGCGGGGAAGGCCGTGTCCTCGCTGTTCGACGGCCGCTGGCACAAGGTGGTGGTGGCCGTGCAGAGCCGCGCCGTCTCCCTGCACCTCGACTGCGGCTCCATCTCCTCCAAGCCCCTGGCGCCGCGGCGAGCGCTGGCCGCGGAGGGCAACGCCTTCCTGGGCTTGGATGCCACCCGCGGGACCCCGATTCGG TTCGACCTCCAGCAGGCTCACATCTACTGCGACGCCGAGCTGGCCCGGCAGGAGGGGTGCTGCGAGATTTCGGCCAGCGGG TGCCAGCCCGAGGCACCCAAGACGCGGCGTCAGGCGGAGCTGATGCAGAGCAGCAACCTGATCGAGCTGTCGCCGCAGCAGCCGCAGGGCCGGGTGTACACGCGCTGCTTCTGCCTGGAGGAGCCGCTGGGCTCG GAGCCAGCGAGGGCCTCGGAAAGGAGCAGCCTGAAGGGAGATCACGGGGAGAAG GGCTACAGGGGTCCGCCGGGGACACGCAGCGAGGAG TGCCCCCCCTGCTCGCCACGGACGTCTCCGGCCAAC GTCACGCTCGGTCCCCCAGGACCCAAG ggagggaagggtgaGCGCGGCCTGCCCGGCTCCTACGGCACCAAAGGGGAGAAAGGCGAGCGT GGTGCTGACTGCGTGCGCACAGACCCCGGTGGCCCCGTGCAG TGCGCCGAGGGGCCGCAGGGCGAGAAGGGGCAGCGCGGAGAGGCG GGGCTGCCGGGGGCGGTGGGTGCCGACGGGGAGAAG GGCCAGAAGGGTGAGAAGGGTGACGGGGGACTCCAGGGCAAGCCGGGCCGCCCGGGCCGTGAT GGCCGGCCCGGAGAGATCTGCGTGGTGGGCCCCAAGGGCCAGAAG GGTGACCCCGGCCTCGTGGGACCCGAGGGGCTGGCGGGAGAGCCGGGGCCACCGGGCAAGCCGGGCTCACCGGGGATCGGCTTTCCGGGGAAGCCG GGCGACCCCGGTGGCCCCCCAGGTCCGAAGGGAGAAAAG ggcagctcgGGAGCTCCTGGACCCGGCGGCCCGCCTGGGACACCC GGGCCACCCGGAGGCCTGGGGCCGAAAGGAGCCAAG GGCGAGCCATGTGAGCCGTGCCCCACGGGGACGCTCGGCACCGTCGGGCTCCCGGGGGAACCCGGACCCCGGGGGGAGCCTGGGCTGCCTGGCAAGGACGGGGTCTCG gacagGCCCGGCCCCGCAGGACCCAAAGGGGACAGG GGAGACCCCGGCATCCACGGCATGAAGGGGGAGAAG GGGGACTCCTGCCTGTCCTGCGACGCCCGCGTCCTCGCCGCGCTGCTGCGGGAGCCCCAAAAGGGGCACGAGGGCGAGCCGGCGCCGCTGCTG GGTGCCACAATCCTCCCCGGGCTGGCTGGCATCAAGGGCGAGAAG GGTGCCGGTGGCCAGGAGGGTCCCGCGGGCAGCCCG GGGCTCCCGGGGGATAAGGGCGAGCCAGGAGTGCAGGGACTGAAAGGAGAGAAG gGTGAGCCCTGCGGGCAgtgccccccggccccccaggCGCTGGAAGGGGCAGCGACGGTGCTGGCTGTGCCGGGAGCACcggggcagcggggcagggacGGGCCCCCCGGCAGAGCG GGCAAACCTGGCGACGCCGGCCAGAAAGGGCAGAAG GGGGccgcgggcagccccggggaCCCGGGGGCACCGGGCATGGACGGGCTCCCGGGGCTGGCGGGCGAGCCGGGCATCAGGGGGCCGGCCGGCCCCAAAGGCGAAAAG GGAGACTCCTGCGAGCCGTGCGCcgtgctgcaggggcagctctCGGGTATGGGGGGCATCCCGGGACCACCCGGTGCCAAAGGGGACCCCGGCACCCCAGGCACCGGCCAGCCTGGCAGACCC GGCAAGCCGGGGCTGCCGGGGATCCGAGGTCCCGCCGGGCCAAAAGGGCTGCAG GGTGAGCCAGGAGAGCAGGGGATCGGCCAGCCGGGACCAAAG GGAGAGCCCGGCAGCACCGGACCACCCGGGACCCCC ggaccccccggAGCACAGGGCCCCCCAGGAATGGCAGCAGAGAAAGGAGCCAAG GGATCTCCGGGTGCCAAAGGTGCCGTGGGCCCCCCCGGGCCACCAGGACCCAGCGTCACCGGGCCACCG GGCCCCgaggggcagcgggggctcCCGGGGGTGCCCGGCTCCAGCGGGCTGCCG GGAGAGAAGGGCGCCCAGGGCGAGAAG GGGGACCCCGGGGAGTGCtcctgcccccccagccctcgccAGGACCCCAGCCACGCCGGGATGCCG GGAGCCCCCGGGCTCTGGACCGGGATGTCCTGGCAGCCGCAGCCGGGTCCCCAG ggtccccccggagcccccggcccccccggccctcccggtgcccccggccGCCAG GGGGTCCCAGGACACAACGGCTTGCCGGGGCTGCCCGGACCAGCTGGAGACCTG GGGCCGTTGGCTGTGATGGCCGAGAGGAACATCGAGGTGCTGAAG AACATCTGCGGGGACTGCGCCCAGCTGCAGGCGGCCTTGGAAGCGCCCGGCGGTGCcaagggggagaagggggagcgGGGCATGCCGGGCGCCCCCGGCAGCGAGGGCTGTGCTCGG tgctttgcGCAGTTCCCGAGGGCTGAGGAGGCTCGG GGCGACAACCCCGACCCCGATTGCGCAGGAGACCCCGGGCTCCCCGGTGCCCCAGGCATCCCCGGAGAGAGAGGCGAGCAG GGCCCACCGGGACTTCGGGGACCCCCAGGGCCACCGGGCCCCATT ggccccccaGGCTTCCCTGGAACGCAGGGCGCACCCGGACTGCCC GGTCTCCAGGGGGAACGCGGCCCCGCAGGGCTGGCCGGAGCCAAAGGGGAGCCG GGACCTCCAGGGCAGCCCGGCTACCCTGGTGCCACGGGCCCCCCCGGCCTGCCC ggcatCAAAGGCGAGCGCGGCTACGTGGGCCCCCCCGGGGAGAAAGGGGAACCG ggccCCCCCGGCTTGGATGGCCTCCCCGGTGCTGTAGGGCCAGCG GGACCGAGGGGCGAGCGGGGGCTCCCGGGCAGCTCCGGCGAGAAGGGCGACCAG GGTTTCCAGGGCCAGCCCGGCTTCCCGGGGCCACCC GGCCCCCCCGGCTTCCCGGGGAAGGTCGGCCCCGCCGGACCCCCGGGACCTGCGGCCGAAAAG GGCAGCGAGGGCATGCGCGGACCCCCGGGCATGccgggcccccccggcccccccggccccccgggcATCCAG GGTCCCGCTGGCTTGGAGGGACTGGACGGCAAGGACGGCAAACCGGGGCTGCGG ggtgaccccggcccccccgggccccccggGATGATGGGCCCCCCG GGCTTCAAGGGCAAACCGGGGCACCCAGGACTCCCCGGACCCAAG GGTGACTGCGGCAAACCCGGCCCCCCAGGGAGCACCGGCCGGCCGGGGGCCGAG GGCGACCCCGGCCCCATGGGACCCCAAGGCCGGCAGGGACCCCCGGGGCTCATC GGACCCCCGGGCAGCCCGGGGCAGCCGGGTCCCGCTGGCCTCGCCGGAGTG GGGCTGAAGGGCGAGCGCGGCTCGGCGGGGGACCGAGGGCTGCCGGGGATGCCGGGACAACCGGGACCACCGGGACACCCCGGCCCAccg GGGGAACCGGGGCCGGACGGACCCAGCGGTAAAGAg ggccccccaGGAAAGCCCGGCACCGCGGGACCTGCTGGCCAGAAG GGTGAAGCTGGATCCCCCGGAGAGCGGGGGTACCCCGGGGAGAAGGGCAGAGCCGGcgccccgggggggccggggaaAAGCGGCTCCATGGGCCCCGTGGGGCTGCGGGGTCCCGCCGGGGAGAGGGGCCCCCCCGGCTCTCCGGGACccgcgggcagccccgggcTACCGGGACCCCCGGGGATGATG ggggaCGTGGTGAATTACGACGAGATCAAGAGGTTCATCCAGCAGGAGATGAGCAAAATGTTTGACG AGCGCATGGCGTACTACACCTCCCGGCTGCATTTCCCGGTGGAGATGGTGGCGGCCCCGGGCAGACCGGGACCCCCGGGCAAGGACGGGCTGCCCGGCCGGCCGGGAccccccggctccccggggctgccggggcAAATCGGCAGAGAGGGGCGGCAGGGAGTGCCGGGCATGAGGG gaGAACCGGGCGCcaaaggagagaaaggggagaaaggcGTGGGGATGCTGGGGGACAGCGGCCCGCCGGGACCCCCAG GCCCCCAGGGACCACCGGGCTACGGGAAGATGGGTCCGCCGGGCCCCGTGGGCCAGCAGGGCATCCCCGGTATCCCCGGCCCCCCGGGGGCTACGGGACCACCGGGCAAAACCGGGCACTGCAGCCCCGCCGAGTGCATGGGCGCCCTGCCCGTGGAGCAGCCCCTTTTCCAACCCAAAAACGCCAAGGGTCCCTTCGGCTGA